The following coding sequences lie in one Capsicum annuum cultivar UCD-10X-F1 chromosome 5, UCD10Xv1.1, whole genome shotgun sequence genomic window:
- the LOC124898506 gene encoding uncharacterized mitochondrial protein AtMg00820-like, with protein sequence MCAFKVFLSEIEPKKVTEALLDIDWIIAMQDELNYFEKSKVWHLVPLPKERSIIGTKWVYRNKVDEHRTVTRNKARLVVQGYNQEEGINFDETFSPVAKLKTIRLLVTFASYMEFILYQMDVKSAFLNGILKEKEIWWTGKELQAVLDSASDDLVYPSFIHNGSRASA encoded by the exons ATGTGTGCATTCAAGGTATTTCTATCAGAGATAGAGCCAAAGAAGGTAACTGAGGCATTGCTTGATATTGATTGGATCATAGCTATGCAGGATGAATTGAACTATTTTGAGAAAAGCAAAGTATGGCACTTAGTTCCTCTTCCAAAAGAAAGATCAATAATTgggactaagtgggtgtacagaaataaagttgatgagcatagAACAGTCACAAGAAACAAGGCAAGACTGGTGGttcaaggatacaatcaagaagaaggaATTAACTTTGATGAGACCTTTTCTCCTGTAGCCAAACTTAAAACTATAAGACTACTTGTTACCTTTGCTTCTTACATGGAGTTTATTTTGtatcagatggatgtgaagagtgcatttCTGAATGGCATTCTCAAGGAAAAA GAAATCTGGTGGACAGGAAAAGAACTACAG GCTGTGTTGGATAGTGCCAGCGATGACCTCGTGTATCCTTCTTTTATCCACaatggatctcgtgcttctgctTGA